ATAAAATAGCTGGATTATAACTATTCTTTCTTTCGGGGCTGTGGGGCGGGAGCAGGGGCGAGAGGTGCTGTTGGTACCCGGCTGATTTTCCTCGGGGGCAAGGATGGCGCACGCTGGGAGAACAGGGTATGATAACCGGGAGATAGTGATGAAGTACATCCACTATAAGCTGTCGCAGAGGGGCTACGAGTGGGATGCCGGAGACGCGGGCGCCGCGCCCCTGGGGGCCACCCCCGTGCCGGGCATCTTCTCCTCCCAGCCCGGGCGCACCCCCGCGCCCGCCAGGACCTCCCCGCTGCTACCCCCGGCCGCCCCCGCCGGCGCCGCGGGACCTGCCCTCAGCCCTGTGCCACCTGTGGTCCACCTGACCCTGCGCCAGGCCGGCGATGACTTCTCCCGTCGCTACCGCCGCGACTTTGCCGAGATGTCCAGCCAGCTGCACCTGACGCCTTTCACCGCGAGGGGACGCTTTGCCACGGTAGTGGAGGAGCTCTTCAGGGATGGGGTGAACTGGGGGAGGATTGTGGCCTTCTTTGAGTTCGGTGGGGTCATGTGTGTGGAGAGCGTCAACCGGGAGATGTCGCCCCTGGTGGACAACATCGCCCTGTGGATGACTGAATACCTGAACCGGCACCTGCACACCTGGATCCAGGATAACGGAGGCTGGGTAGGTGCATGTCTGGTTGAATGTTAGTCTGGGCTGGACATCTCAGGTCTGAGATGCGGTGGTTGGAGTGTGGGTGGGCCCCTGGGCTAAGGGCGCGCTGATGAGCCGATGAAATAAAATCAGGTTTGTTGCTTCCCCTATGCAAAGCTCTCCCCTGCCAACCCTGTGATCATTTCTTCCCGCCCAAAGTGTTTTTCTTACTTGCCGGCCTTTGAGGTCCAAAGATCCTGCATTTGCTATCCTACTGGATTTTTAGGTAAATGGTATCCCTTCGGAGTTTCTCAAACTGGAGGTCCAAGGATGCCCAGCATCACTTACCTGGCCTCAGTTGCTTGCGGGGATTTCAGGGACTCCTCATGAACTAGACCCCAGGTTGGGTCCTGGCAAGCCACATCTTAAACAAGCTCCCCTGGGGATTTCTTCTCGGtcctaaaatttgagaaccatcCAATTAGAAGAACAGACTCTACCCAAGGACCAAGGGCATGACTTTT
The nucleotide sequence above comes from Equus asinus isolate D_3611 breed Donkey chromosome 7, EquAss-T2T_v2, whole genome shotgun sequence. Encoded proteins:
- the BCL2 gene encoding apoptosis regulator Bcl-2 isoform X3; amino-acid sequence: MAHAGRTGYDNREIVMKYIHYKLSQRGYEWDAGDAGAAPLGATPVPGIFSSQPGRTPAPARTSPLLPPAAPAGAAGPALSPVPPVVHLTLRQAGDDFSRRYRRDFAEMSSQLHLTPFTARGRFATVVEELFRDGVNWGRIVAFFEFGGVMCVESVNREMSPLVDNIALWMTEYLNRHLHTWIQDNGGWVTDGKTGKAVSFSE
- the BCL2 gene encoding apoptosis regulator Bcl-2 isoform X1 — its product is MAHAGRTGYDNREIVMKYIHYKLSQRGYEWDAGDAGAAPLGATPVPGIFSSQPGRTPAPARTSPLLPPAAPAGAAGPALSPVPPVVHLTLRQAGDDFSRRYRRDFAEMSSQLHLTPFTARGRFATVVEELFRDGVNWGRIVAFFEFGGVMCVESVNREMSPLVDNIALWMTEYLNRHLHTWIQDNGGWDAFVELYGPSMRPLFDFSWLSLKALLSLALVGACITLGAYLGHK
- the BCL2 gene encoding apoptosis regulator Bcl-2 isoform X2 → MAHAGRTGYDNREIVMKYIHYKLSQRGYEWDAGDAGAAPLGATPVPGIFSSQPGRTPAPARTSPLLPPAAPAGAAGPALSPVPPVVHLTLRQAGDDFSRRYRRDFAEMSSQLHLTPFTARGRFATVVEELFRDGVNWGRIVAFFEFGGVMCVESVNREMSPLVDNIALWMTEYLNRHLHTWIQDNGGWQLCQAPTGSQEMFSGGWTIHSGSPLQNLCVSRAGK